The following proteins come from a genomic window of Pseudomonadota bacterium:
- a CDS encoding NlpC/P60 family protein, producing the protein MSQVRTFSSVVRAGSFSLILIASTFASSLGAWGARPELPPAESVTPDPAISAPAASPAASTTAEAARHRRAPLASRRGRLITRITAMAHQMEGVPYVFGGTSAHGVDCSGFTQRIFALAGIQLRRMADEQYQQGRAVEAPQAGDLVFFSTYLPGPSHVGIYLGNRYFIHASSSRGVTVSSLEESYYRSRYIGARRFF; encoded by the coding sequence CTATGTCTCAAGTCCGTACTTTTTCAAGCGTCGTCCGCGCGGGTTCGTTCTCGCTCATCCTCATCGCCTCGACCTTCGCGTCCAGCCTGGGCGCGTGGGGGGCTCGGCCAGAGCTTCCTCCCGCCGAGAGCGTCACGCCCGATCCCGCCATCAGCGCACCCGCCGCGTCTCCCGCGGCCAGCACCACGGCTGAGGCGGCTCGGCACAGGCGCGCGCCGCTGGCGTCGCGACGCGGCCGTCTCATCACCCGAATCACCGCGATGGCCCACCAGATGGAGGGCGTGCCGTACGTGTTCGGTGGCACCAGTGCCCACGGCGTCGACTGCTCGGGATTCACCCAGCGCATCTTCGCGCTCGCCGGCATCCAGCTGCGCCGCATGGCCGACGAGCAGTATCAGCAGGGTCGCGCCGTGGAGGCCCCTCAGGCGGGTGACCTCGTGTTCTTCAGCACCTACCTGCCGGGCCCGTCGCACGTGGGCATCTACCTGGGCAACCGCTACTTCATCCACGCCTCGAGCTCTCGCGGCGTCACCGTCTCGAGCCTCGAGGAGAGCTACT